From one Streptomyces sp. ICC1 genomic stretch:
- the rho gene encoding transcription termination factor Rho → MSDTTDLMGAADTNVDTSAPAAGAATKRRRSGTGLDGMVLAELQQVASGLGIRGTARMRKGQLIEVIKEAQAGSSAPKAAASAAAAAPADTAEAKPKRRATSKARTGETAAPAPAEKTAAPAQIDIPGQPASEDAPVGERRRRRATAPSGSPEGSAPAAVQVEQKTETAPAAQTEAKAEAATAVSGQAAQAQDGEGRGRRDRRERGNDRAERGERGERQGRRDRGAKADDQGQGAQGQSQGGQSQGGQGQGGQGQGGQGQQGGRQDRTDRQDRQQGGRGQGQGGQGQQGGRQDRDRQDNGPQDDFDEDGRRGRRGRYRDRRGRRGRDEFAPVETPVADDDVLIPVAGILDILDNYAFIRTSGYLPGPNDVYVSLAQVRKAGLRKGDHTTGAVRQPKDGERREKFNALVRLDSVNGMAPESGRGRPEFQKLTPLYPQDRLRLETDPGVLTTRIIDLVSPIGKGQRGLIVAPPKTGKTMIMQAIANAITVNNPECHLMVVLVDERPEEVTDMQRSVKGEVISSTFDRPAEDHTTVAELAIERAKRLVELGHDVVVLLDSITRLGRAYNLAAPASGRILSGGVDSTALYPPKRFFGAARNIEDGGSLTILATALVDTGSRMDEVIFEEFKGTGNMELKLDRKLADKRIFPAVDVDPSGTRKEEILLNSEELAIVWKLRRVLHALDSQQAIELLLDKMKQTKSNAEFLMQIAKTTPSGKNDD, encoded by the coding sequence GTGAGCGACACCACCGATCTGATGGGCGCTGCCGACACCAATGTCGACACCAGTGCCCCCGCCGCGGGCGCCGCGACCAAGCGTCGCCGCTCCGGCACCGGCCTTGATGGCATGGTCCTGGCCGAGCTGCAGCAGGTCGCGTCGGGCCTCGGCATCAGGGGCACCGCGCGGATGCGCAAGGGCCAGCTGATCGAGGTCATCAAGGAGGCGCAGGCGGGCAGCAGTGCCCCCAAGGCCGCGGCCTCCGCCGCCGCTGCCGCGCCCGCCGACACCGCCGAGGCCAAGCCGAAGCGCCGTGCCACCAGCAAGGCCCGTACGGGCGAGACCGCCGCCCCGGCGCCCGCCGAGAAGACCGCCGCACCGGCGCAGATCGACATCCCGGGCCAGCCGGCCAGCGAGGACGCCCCGGTCGGCGAGCGTCGCCGCCGCCGTGCCACCGCCCCCTCCGGCAGCCCCGAGGGTTCGGCCCCCGCGGCCGTGCAGGTCGAGCAGAAGACCGAGACCGCCCCGGCCGCGCAGACCGAGGCCAAGGCCGAAGCGGCCACGGCCGTCTCCGGCCAGGCCGCTCAGGCGCAGGACGGCGAAGGCCGCGGCCGGCGCGACCGCCGTGAGCGCGGCAACGACCGTGCCGAGCGCGGCGAGCGCGGCGAGCGCCAGGGCCGCCGTGACCGCGGTGCCAAGGCCGACGACCAGGGCCAGGGCGCCCAGGGTCAGAGCCAGGGCGGTCAGAGCCAGGGCGGTCAGGGCCAGGGCGGCCAGGGCCAGGGCGGTCAGGGCCAGCAGGGCGGCCGCCAGGACCGGACCGACCGTCAGGACCGCCAGCAGGGCGGCCGCGGTCAGGGCCAGGGCGGCCAGGGTCAGCAGGGCGGCCGTCAGGACCGGGACCGTCAGGACAACGGCCCGCAGGACGACTTCGACGAGGACGGCCGTCGCGGCCGTCGCGGCCGCTACCGCGACCGCCGTGGCCGTCGCGGGCGCGACGAGTTCGCCCCGGTCGAGACTCCGGTCGCCGACGACGACGTCCTGATCCCCGTCGCGGGCATCCTCGACATCCTCGACAACTACGCGTTCATCCGGACTTCGGGCTACCTGCCCGGCCCGAACGACGTGTACGTCTCCCTCGCCCAGGTCCGCAAGGCCGGTCTGCGCAAGGGCGACCACACCACCGGTGCGGTCCGCCAGCCCAAGGACGGCGAGCGCCGCGAGAAGTTCAACGCGCTCGTGCGTCTGGACTCCGTCAACGGCATGGCGCCCGAATCCGGCCGCGGTCGCCCGGAGTTCCAGAAGCTGACCCCGCTCTACCCGCAGGACCGGCTCCGTCTGGAGACCGACCCGGGCGTGCTGACCACCCGCATCATCGACCTCGTGTCGCCGATCGGTAAGGGCCAGCGCGGTCTGATCGTGGCTCCGCCGAAGACCGGTAAGACCATGATCATGCAGGCGATCGCCAACGCGATCACGGTCAACAACCCCGAGTGCCACCTGATGGTCGTCCTGGTCGACGAGCGTCCGGAAGAGGTCACCGACATGCAGCGGTCGGTGAAGGGCGAGGTCATCTCCTCGACCTTCGACCGCCCGGCCGAGGACCACACCACCGTCGCCGAGCTGGCCATCGAGCGCGCCAAGCGTCTCGTCGAGCTCGGCCACGACGTGGTCGTCCTGCTGGACTCCATCACCCGCCTGGGACGCGCGTACAACCTCGCCGCCCCCGCCTCCGGCCGCATCCTGTCCGGTGGTGTCGACTCGACCGCGCTCTACCCGCCGAAGCGCTTCTTCGGTGCCGCGCGCAACATCGAGGACGGCGGCTCGCTGACCATCCTGGCCACCGCGCTGGTCGACACCGGCTCGCGCATGGACGAGGTGATCTTCGAGGAGTTCAAGGGCACCGGCAACATGGAGCTCAAGCTCGACCGGAAGCTCGCCGACAAGCGCATCTTCCCGGCCGTGGACGTGGACCCCTCGGGCACCCGCAAGGAGGAGATCCTCCTCAACAGCGAGGAGCTCGCCATCGTCTGGAAGCTGCGCCGGGTGCTGCACGCGCTCGACTCGCAGCAGGCCATCGAGCTGCTCCTCGACAAGATGAAGCAGACGAAGTCGAACGCCGAGTTCCTCATGCAGATCGCGAAGACGACCCCGTCGGGCAAGAACGACGACTGA
- a CDS encoding LCP family protein, protein MSQDSTGRGRRAAAGRRRRKPATRRRAVVIAAWAAAGVLLLGGAGLGYFYFKLNGNLKTVDIDAALGKDRPQNVNNGSMDILVLGSDSRGGDNAEYGQDDGGSARSDTAMIVHLNEGHTKAGVISIPRDTLVTRPACKAADGKTDPGGIRKMFNESFTVGGAACTVATVEKMSGIRMDHYLEVDFTGFKKIIDNLGGVEVTTTKPIKDPYSHLDLAAGTNRLDGEQALGLVRTRHGVGDGGDLGRIQLQQAFIKALIKQVKGIGVFDNPKRLLDLADTATKALTTDKALGDVKSLMGFAQGLQGIGPENMQMITLPVTGDTRDPNRVVPLTAESKMVWDALLADRDIPAEATANSAGDKGTAGSVVR, encoded by the coding sequence ATGAGCCAAGACAGTACGGGCCGGGGCCGCAGGGCCGCCGCGGGCCGGCGCCGACGCAAGCCGGCCACCCGCCGCAGGGCCGTCGTCATCGCCGCGTGGGCGGCAGCGGGCGTCCTCCTGCTCGGCGGGGCGGGGCTCGGCTACTTCTACTTCAAGCTCAACGGCAACCTGAAGACCGTCGACATCGACGCCGCGCTCGGCAAGGACCGCCCGCAGAACGTGAACAACGGCTCGATGGACATCCTCGTCCTCGGATCCGACTCCCGCGGCGGCGACAACGCCGAGTACGGCCAGGACGACGGCGGCTCCGCCCGCTCCGACACCGCGATGATCGTCCACCTCAACGAGGGCCACACCAAGGCCGGCGTCATATCGATACCCCGCGACACCCTGGTGACCCGGCCCGCCTGCAAGGCGGCGGACGGCAAGACGGACCCGGGCGGCATCCGGAAGATGTTCAACGAGTCGTTCACCGTCGGCGGGGCCGCCTGCACGGTCGCGACCGTGGAGAAGATGTCGGGGATCCGCATGGACCACTACCTCGAGGTCGACTTCACCGGCTTCAAGAAGATCATCGACAACCTCGGCGGCGTCGAGGTGACGACCACCAAGCCGATCAAGGACCCGTACAGCCACCTCGATCTGGCGGCCGGCACCAACAGGCTGGACGGAGAGCAGGCCCTCGGCCTGGTCCGCACCCGCCACGGCGTGGGCGACGGCGGCGACCTCGGCCGAATACAGCTCCAGCAGGCCTTCATCAAGGCCCTGATCAAGCAGGTCAAGGGCATCGGCGTCTTCGACAACCCGAAGCGGCTGCTCGACCTCGCCGACACCGCCACCAAGGCGCTCACCACCGACAAGGCGCTGGGCGACGTGAAGTCCCTCATGGGCTTCGCCCAGGGCCTCCAGGGCATCGGCCCGGAGAACATGCAGATGATCACCCTGCCGGTGACCGGGGACACCCGCGACCCCAACCGCGTCGTACCGCTCACCGCGGAGTCCAAGATGGTCTGGGACGCCCTGCTGGCCGACCGGGACATCCCCGCCGAGGCCACGGCGAACTCGGCCGGCGACAAGGGCACGGCCGGTTCCGTCGTCCGCTAG
- the rpmE gene encoding 50S ribosomal protein L31, translating into MKRDVHPQYVETQVSCTCGASFTTRSTLTEGSIRAEVCSECHPFYTGKQKILDTGGRVARFEARFGKAAQK; encoded by the coding sequence TTGAAGCGCGATGTTCACCCCCAGTACGTCGAGACCCAGGTCAGCTGCACCTGTGGCGCGTCGTTCACCACCCGTAGCACCCTGACCGAGGGCTCCATCCGAGCCGAGGTCTGCTCCGAGTGCCACCCGTTCTACACGGGCAAGCAGAAGATCCTCGACACCGGTGGCCGTGTGGCCCGCTTCGAGGCCCGCTTCGGCAAGGCTGCACAGAAGTAG
- the prfA gene encoding peptide chain release factor 1, which translates to MFEAVEELIGEHADLEKKLADPSVHSDQANARKLNKRYAELTPIVATFRAWKQSAEDIETAKEYAAVDPDFVAEVKELSAQREELTEKLRLLLVPRDPSDDKDVLLEVKAGAGGDESALFAGDLLRMYLRYAERVGWKTEIIDATESELGGYKDVQVSVRTKGGNGATEPGQGVWARLKYEGGVHRVQRVPATESQGRIHTSAAGVLVTPEAEEVEVEVNMNDLRIDVYRSSGPGGQSVNTTDSAVRITHLPTGVVASCQNEKSQLQNKEQAMRILRSRLLAAAQEAAEQEASDVRRSQVRSVDRSEKIRTYNYPENRISDHRTGFKAYNLDQVLDGDLDSVIQACVDTDSAAKLASAR; encoded by the coding sequence ATGTTCGAGGCGGTCGAGGAACTGATCGGCGAGCACGCCGATCTTGAGAAGAAGCTCGCCGACCCTTCGGTCCACTCGGATCAGGCCAACGCGCGCAAGCTCAACAAGCGCTACGCGGAGCTGACTCCGATCGTCGCGACCTTCCGTGCCTGGAAGCAGTCCGCCGAGGACATCGAGACGGCGAAGGAGTACGCGGCCGTCGACCCGGACTTCGTGGCGGAGGTCAAGGAACTGAGCGCCCAGCGCGAAGAGCTCACCGAGAAGCTCCGCCTGCTGCTCGTCCCGCGCGACCCCAGCGACGACAAGGACGTGCTCCTCGAGGTCAAGGCGGGCGCGGGCGGCGACGAGTCGGCCCTGTTCGCCGGCGACCTGCTGCGCATGTACCTGCGCTACGCCGAGCGCGTGGGCTGGAAGACCGAGATCATCGACGCCACCGAGTCCGAGCTCGGCGGCTACAAGGACGTCCAGGTCTCCGTCCGCACCAAGGGCGGCAACGGCGCGACCGAGCCCGGCCAGGGCGTCTGGGCCCGCCTGAAGTACGAGGGCGGCGTGCACCGCGTCCAGCGCGTTCCGGCCACCGAGTCCCAGGGCCGCATCCACACCTCCGCCGCCGGCGTGCTCGTCACCCCGGAAGCCGAGGAGGTGGAGGTCGAGGTCAACATGAACGACCTCCGCATCGACGTGTACCGCTCCTCGGGCCCCGGCGGCCAGTCCGTCAACACCACCGACTCGGCCGTGCGCATCACGCACCTGCCGACCGGCGTGGTCGCCTCCTGCCAGAACGAGAAGAGCCAGCTCCAGAACAAGGAGCAGGCGATGCGCATCCTGCGCTCGCGCCTGCTGGCCGCAGCGCAGGAAGCCGCCGAGCAGGAGGCCTCCGACGTGCGCCGCAGCCAGGTGCGCTCCGTGGACCGCTCCGAGAAGATCCGTACGTACAACTACCCGGAAAACCGGATCTCGGACCACCGGACCGGCTTCAAGGCGTACAACTTGGACCAGGTGCTCGACGGGGACCTCGATTCGGTCATCCAGGCCTGTGTCGACACGGACTCCGCCGCCAAGCTCGCGTCCGCGCGCTGA
- the prmC gene encoding peptide chain release factor N(5)-glutamine methyltransferase, with protein MNLLLAEVAQATQRLAAAGVPSPRFDAEELAAYVHGVKRGELHHVKDADFDARYWEAVARREAREPLQHITGRAFFRYLELQVGPGVFVPRPETESVVDWAIQAVRAMDVVEPLIVDLCTGSGAIALAMAQEVPRSRVHAVELSEDALRWTRKNAEGSRVNVHQGNALSALPELDGQVDLVISNPPYIPLTEWEYVAPEARDHDPEMALFSGEDGLDTIRGIERTAHRLLRPGGIVVIEHADTQGGQVPWIFAEERGWADAADHPDLNNRPRFATARKAMP; from the coding sequence GTGAACTTGCTGCTTGCCGAGGTGGCCCAGGCCACCCAGCGGCTGGCCGCCGCCGGCGTGCCCTCACCGCGCTTCGACGCGGAGGAGCTCGCGGCCTACGTGCACGGCGTCAAGCGGGGGGAACTGCACCACGTCAAGGACGCGGACTTCGACGCCCGCTACTGGGAGGCCGTCGCCCGCCGCGAGGCGCGCGAGCCGCTCCAGCACATCACCGGCCGCGCCTTCTTCCGCTATCTGGAGCTCCAGGTCGGGCCCGGGGTCTTCGTGCCCCGGCCCGAGACCGAGTCGGTCGTGGACTGGGCCATACAGGCCGTCCGGGCGATGGACGTCGTCGAACCGCTGATCGTGGACCTGTGCACCGGGTCGGGCGCCATCGCGCTCGCCATGGCGCAGGAGGTCCCGCGCTCGCGCGTGCACGCCGTCGAGCTGTCCGAGGACGCCCTGCGGTGGACCCGCAAGAACGCCGAGGGCTCCCGGGTCAACGTCCACCAGGGCAACGCGCTCAGCGCCCTGCCCGAGCTGGACGGGCAGGTCGACCTGGTCATCTCCAACCCGCCGTACATCCCGCTCACCGAGTGGGAGTACGTCGCCCCCGAGGCCCGGGACCACGACCCCGAGATGGCGCTGTTCTCCGGCGAGGACGGCCTCGACACCATCCGCGGGATCGAGCGCACGGCCCACCGCCTGCTGCGGCCCGGCGGCATCGTCGTCATCGAGCACGCCGACACCCAGGGCGGCCAGGTCCCGTGGATCTTCGCCGAGGAGCGGGGCTGGGCCGACGCCGCCGACCACCCCGACCTCAACAACCGCCCGCGCTTCGCGACCGCCCGCAAGGCCATGCCGTGA
- a CDS encoding L-threonylcarbamoyladenylate synthase — translation MARRYDCNDATDRKTGLREAASAVRRGELVVLPTDTLYGIGADAFSAEAVGDLLAAKGRGRNMPTPVLIGSPNTLHGLVTDFSEQAWELVDAFWPGALTLVAKHQPSLAWDLGETGGTVAVRMPLHPVAIELLTEVGPMAVSSANLTGHPAPEDCDAAREMLGDSVSVYLDGGPTPGIQPSSIVDVTGKVPVLLREGALTAEQLREVVPDLEVAP, via the coding sequence ATGGCCCGGCGATACGACTGCAACGACGCGACGGACCGCAAGACGGGCCTGCGCGAAGCCGCGTCCGCCGTGCGCCGCGGCGAGCTCGTCGTGCTGCCCACCGACACCCTGTACGGGATCGGCGCGGACGCCTTCAGCGCGGAGGCCGTCGGCGACCTGCTCGCCGCCAAGGGGCGCGGCCGCAACATGCCCACCCCCGTGCTCATCGGCTCCCCGAACACCCTGCACGGCCTGGTCACGGACTTCTCCGAGCAGGCGTGGGAGCTCGTCGACGCCTTCTGGCCGGGTGCGCTGACGCTCGTCGCCAAGCACCAGCCCTCGCTGGCGTGGGACCTGGGGGAGACCGGCGGGACCGTGGCCGTACGCATGCCCCTGCACCCCGTCGCGATCGAGCTGCTGACCGAGGTCGGCCCGATGGCGGTGTCCTCGGCGAACCTGACCGGGCACCCGGCGCCGGAGGACTGCGACGCCGCGCGCGAGATGCTGGGCGACTCCGTGTCCGTGTACCTGGACGGCGGGCCGACCCCGGGCATCCAGCCGTCGTCGATCGTCGACGTCACCGGGAAGGTTCCCGTCCTGCTGCGCGAGGGCGCGCTGACCGCCGAGCAGCTGCGGGAGGTCGTACCCGACCTCGAGGTGGCCCCGTGA
- a CDS encoding protein-tyrosine-phosphatase: MSPEGRGIAGGTDTFRILHVSTGNVCRSPITERLTRHALSHRLGAPVTGDLIVESAGTWGHEGAPMEANAAAVLADFGADASGFTGRELLDEHVIRADLVLTATRDHRAQVISMGHSAGLRTFTLKEFTRLVRAIDPATLPPLDEGMVERARALVRAAAALRGWLLAPSPDADEVYDPYGAPITFFRSIGDEINQALDPVVTALTGVTASR, from the coding sequence GTGAGCCCTGAGGGGCGTGGCATAGCCGGGGGAACCGACACCTTCCGCATACTCCACGTCAGCACCGGCAACGTGTGCCGCTCGCCCATCACCGAGCGGTTGACGCGGCATGCGCTGTCGCACCGGCTCGGCGCGCCCGTCACGGGTGACCTGATCGTGGAGAGCGCGGGCACCTGGGGCCACGAGGGCGCGCCCATGGAGGCCAACGCGGCCGCCGTGCTGGCGGACTTCGGGGCGGACGCGTCGGGGTTCACCGGGCGGGAGCTGCTGGACGAGCACGTCATCCGGGCGGACCTGGTGCTGACCGCCACGCGCGACCACCGTGCGCAGGTCATCTCGATGGGGCACTCGGCGGGACTGCGGACCTTCACGCTGAAGGAGTTCACCCGGCTGGTCCGGGCGATAGACCCGGCGACGCTGCCGCCGCTGGACGAGGGCATGGTGGAGCGGGCGCGGGCGCTGGTACGGGCCGCCGCCGCGCTGCGCGGGTGGCTGCTGGCGCCGTCCCCGGACGCGGACGAGGTGTACGACCCGTACGGGGCGCCGATCACCTTCTTCCGCTCGATCGGCGACGAGATCAACCAGGCGCTGGACCCGGTGGTCACGGCCCTGACGGGCGTCACCGCCTCCCGCTGA
- the glyA gene encoding serine hydroxymethyltransferase, producing the protein MSVITEPTDLLRQQDPQMADVLAGEAQRQAGSLQLIAAENFTSTAVLTALGSALANKYAEGYPGARHHGGCEYADLAERIAVERASALFGAEHANVQPHSGSAAVLAAYAALLRPGDTVLAMGLPSGGHLTHGSPANFSGRWFDFVGYGVDAGTGLIDYLQVQELAHTHRPKAIVCGSISYPRHPEYSVFREIADEVGAFLIADAAHPIGLVAGGAAPSPVPYADVVCATTHKVLRGPRGGMILCGAEFAERIDRAVFPFTQGGAQMHTIAAKAVAFGEAAGPAFTSYAHRVVANARTLADALAARGFAITTGGTDTHLITADPAPLGLDGPTARGRLAASGIVLDTCALPYGDQRGIRLGTAAVTTQGMGGPQMVRIAELFTAALAGGEPAKIRREVNELVIGFPPYGVQ; encoded by the coding sequence ATGAGCGTCATCACCGAGCCCACGGACCTGCTGCGGCAGCAGGACCCGCAGATGGCGGACGTGCTCGCCGGAGAGGCGCAGCGCCAGGCGGGGTCCCTGCAGCTGATCGCCGCCGAGAACTTCACCTCGACCGCCGTGCTCACCGCGCTCGGGTCGGCGCTCGCCAACAAGTACGCCGAGGGCTATCCCGGCGCCCGCCACCACGGCGGCTGCGAGTACGCGGACCTCGCCGAGCGGATCGCCGTCGAGCGGGCCAGCGCCCTCTTCGGGGCCGAGCACGCCAACGTGCAGCCGCACTCCGGATCGGCCGCCGTGCTGGCGGCCTACGCCGCCCTGCTGCGGCCCGGGGACACCGTGCTGGCCATGGGGCTGCCCTCCGGGGGACACCTCACCCACGGGTCGCCCGCGAACTTCTCCGGGCGCTGGTTCGACTTCGTCGGCTACGGCGTCGACGCCGGGACCGGGCTCATCGACTACCTCCAGGTGCAGGAGCTCGCGCACACGCACCGGCCCAAGGCCATCGTGTGCGGGTCCATCTCCTACCCGAGGCATCCCGAGTACTCCGTCTTCCGGGAGATCGCCGACGAGGTCGGCGCCTTCCTCATCGCCGACGCAGCCCACCCCATCGGTCTCGTGGCCGGCGGGGCCGCGCCCAGCCCCGTGCCCTACGCCGACGTCGTCTGCGCCACCACGCACAAGGTGCTCCGGGGCCCGCGCGGCGGGATGATCCTGTGCGGGGCCGAGTTCGCGGAGCGGATCGACCGGGCGGTGTTCCCCTTCACCCAGGGCGGTGCCCAGATGCACACCATCGCCGCCAAGGCGGTGGCCTTCGGCGAGGCGGCGGGTCCGGCCTTCACCTCGTACGCGCACCGGGTGGTCGCCAACGCCCGGACCCTGGCCGACGCGCTCGCCGCCCGCGGCTTCGCGATCACGACCGGCGGGACGGACACGCACCTGATCACCGCGGACCCCGCGCCGCTGGGCCTCGACGGCCCCACCGCCCGGGGCCGGCTCGCCGCCTCCGGGATCGTGCTGGACACCTGCGCCCTTCCGTACGGGGACCAGCGCGGGATCCGCCTCGGCACCGCGGCAGTGACCACGCAGGGCATGGGCGGGCCGCAGATGGTCCGGATCGCGGAGCTGTTCACGGCCGCGCTGGCCGGCGGGGAGCCCGCGAAGATCCGCAGGGAAGTCAACGAGCTGGTGATCGGTTTTCCACCGTATGGGGTTCAATAG